A genomic segment from uncultured Alistipes sp. encodes:
- a CDS encoding phage terminase small subunit P27 family, whose product MGRNPLPDEVKAMRGTLRKCRTSKTETEAPARGVCKPVTKATAPSWLADDARKIFDRTARMLISWKVLTKLDIPLLAAYAAAYANLKTAYADIASGPGYFIETKTQNGVSVSMHPAARLFKDSLDVVNKVGAQFGLSPVSRRQVESADARERADAAKVTDPFDQFMGQS is encoded by the coding sequence ATGGGAAGAAATCCACTGCCTGATGAGGTCAAGGCGATGCGCGGCACGCTTCGGAAGTGCCGGACCTCGAAAACGGAGACGGAGGCCCCGGCGCGGGGCGTCTGCAAACCCGTAACCAAAGCCACGGCGCCCTCCTGGCTGGCCGACGACGCGCGGAAGATCTTCGACCGCACGGCCCGGATGCTGATCTCCTGGAAGGTGCTCACCAAACTCGACATCCCGCTGCTGGCGGCCTACGCGGCGGCCTATGCCAACCTGAAGACCGCCTATGCCGATATCGCCTCCGGGCCGGGCTACTTCATCGAGACGAAGACCCAGAACGGCGTGTCGGTCTCGATGCACCCTGCAGCGCGGCTCTTCAAGGATTCGCTCGACGTGGTGAACAAGGTCGGGGCGCAGTTCGGACTCTCGCCCGTGTCGCGCCGCCAGGTCGAGTCGGCCGATGCCAGGGAGCGCGCCGATGCGGCCAAAGTCACCGATCCGTTTGATCAGTTCATGGGCCAGTCATGA
- a CDS encoding terminase TerL endonuclease subunit, translating into MKKQLHPAEQYAVDVRDGRIQVSRYVRMAVERYFRDRAEAVERGWYFDERAAARPIDFIRHLPHIKGEWAGRPIELEPWQQFFLWNLFGFRRAATGTRRFREAYLEVARKNGKTTLLAGIGCYMLFADGESGAEVYSCATTRDQARECFGTAQEMVRRCSLSRRAKVFRSAGGSISYEATGSVFKPLSSDANTLDGKNASCTIVDEFHAHKTDEVYAVMKSSMGARRQPLLCIITTAGFNLAGPCFTYRSSAIKMLEGIFEDDALLAMIYTQDSREELSDPATWVKSNPCFGASVKPEFLEEQYHTMRTKPEQESAILTKNFNLWVQASDIWIGDDVWCACRSETPVESLAGCECYAGLDLGSVNDFSSLVLAFHENDRTQLLPFFWIPEEKYRTRREMQRENANIDVWVRQGLLRVTPGNVTDYDVIRRDIAQLAERYDIRKIGYDRWNSSQLVIDLQNDGLPMDGFQQSISNISPPTKEFERLVRSGDLEHYGHPVLRWMVSNVVVYRDANDNLKPVKNRSPEKIDGVVAAIEAIGEWMSAQRTPPARSIYEERGLRTF; encoded by the coding sequence ATGAAGAAACAGTTGCATCCGGCCGAGCAGTATGCCGTGGATGTGCGCGACGGGCGCATCCAGGTGAGCCGCTATGTCCGTATGGCTGTCGAGCGTTACTTCCGCGATCGGGCCGAGGCCGTCGAGCGGGGCTGGTACTTTGACGAACGGGCCGCAGCCCGGCCGATCGACTTCATCCGCCACCTGCCGCACATCAAGGGTGAATGGGCCGGACGTCCGATCGAGCTGGAGCCCTGGCAGCAGTTCTTCCTGTGGAACCTCTTCGGGTTCCGCCGCGCGGCGACGGGCACGCGACGCTTCCGGGAGGCCTACCTCGAAGTGGCCCGTAAGAACGGCAAGACGACCCTGCTGGCGGGCATCGGCTGCTACATGCTCTTCGCCGACGGCGAGTCGGGGGCCGAGGTCTACTCCTGCGCCACGACGCGCGACCAGGCCCGTGAGTGCTTCGGGACGGCGCAGGAGATGGTCCGCCGCTGTTCGCTCTCGCGGCGGGCGAAGGTCTTCCGCTCGGCCGGCGGGTCGATCTCCTACGAGGCGACCGGTTCGGTCTTCAAGCCGCTGTCGTCGGATGCCAACACGCTCGACGGAAAGAACGCCTCCTGCACGATCGTCGACGAGTTCCACGCCCACAAGACCGACGAGGTCTACGCCGTCATGAAGTCGTCGATGGGCGCCCGCCGGCAGCCGCTGCTGTGCATCATCACGACAGCCGGTTTCAACCTCGCAGGTCCCTGCTTCACCTACCGGTCGAGCGCGATCAAGATGCTCGAGGGGATCTTCGAGGACGATGCGCTGCTGGCGATGATCTACACCCAGGACTCGCGCGAGGAGCTCTCGGATCCCGCGACGTGGGTGAAGTCGAACCCCTGCTTCGGGGCCTCGGTCAAGCCCGAGTTCCTCGAGGAGCAGTACCACACGATGCGCACGAAGCCCGAGCAGGAGAGCGCCATTCTGACGAAGAACTTCAACCTTTGGGTGCAGGCCTCGGACATCTGGATCGGCGACGACGTCTGGTGCGCCTGCCGCTCGGAGACGCCCGTCGAGTCGCTGGCGGGGTGCGAGTGCTACGCGGGTCTCGACCTCGGATCGGTGAACGACTTCTCGTCGCTGGTGCTGGCCTTCCACGAGAACGACCGCACGCAGCTGCTGCCCTTCTTCTGGATCCCTGAGGAGAAGTACCGCACGCGGCGCGAGATGCAGCGCGAGAATGCGAACATCGACGTCTGGGTGCGGCAGGGGCTGCTGCGTGTCACGCCGGGCAACGTCACCGACTACGATGTGATCCGCCGCGACATCGCCCAGCTGGCCGAGCGGTACGACATCCGCAAGATCGGCTACGACCGGTGGAACTCTTCGCAACTGGTCATCGACCTGCAGAACGACGGCCTGCCGATGGACGGTTTCCAGCAGTCGATCTCGAACATCTCGCCGCCGACCAAGGAGTTCGAACGGCTCGTCCGGTCGGGGGATTTGGAACATTACGGCCATCCGGTTCTGCGGTGGATGGTCTCGAATGTGGTGGTCTACCGCGACGCGAACGACAACCTCAAGCCGGTGAAGAACCGCAGCCCGGAGAAGATCGACGGCGTGGTGGCAGCGATTGAGGCCATCGGCGAGTGGATGAGCGCCCAGCGCACGCCGCCGGCCCGGTCGATCTACGAAGAACGGGGATTGCGAACCTTTTAA
- a CDS encoding phage portal protein, producing the protein MGFFRNIVARAASWAGLPVIVSRGGLSNTMGKMEEVDDDLALKISTVWSCVRLISDCFSTLPVHVKERVDDRRRILRTDHPVTRLLTKPSPKMNGVSLREALMVSALLRGNAYAFITARDRHEYPTRLDFVLPENVSLWEGDDDIFYSILGNSARIPSRDVVHIKGLSVNGLLGLSPIRHHARLLELANNSVEFARSFYRNGCRTTGVFKNPKALSDEAWSRLYKQLSDSYFGAQNAGKPLLLEDGLDYSSITIPPEDAQFIATRLQSIDEIATIFGVPPHMVGDLSHSTYSNNEQQNLEFYNVTLSPWITKVEEEFNDKLFLEEEKGRLYVDIDARGLLRADTASRTNYYRQMYNIGAMSPNEIRAAEDLDAYEGGDTFFRPLNMQEANSSNNSSNNGQK; encoded by the coding sequence ATGGGATTCTTTCGCAACATAGTGGCACGCGCCGCCTCCTGGGCGGGTCTTCCGGTTATCGTCAGCCGGGGCGGCCTCTCCAATACGATGGGGAAGATGGAGGAGGTCGACGACGATCTCGCCCTGAAGATCTCGACCGTCTGGTCGTGCGTGCGGCTGATCTCGGACTGCTTCTCGACCCTCCCGGTTCATGTCAAGGAGCGCGTCGACGACCGCCGCCGAATCCTGCGGACCGACCACCCGGTGACGCGGCTGCTGACCAAGCCGAGCCCGAAGATGAACGGCGTCTCGCTGCGCGAGGCGCTGATGGTTTCGGCCCTGCTGCGGGGCAATGCCTACGCCTTCATCACCGCACGCGACCGTCATGAGTACCCGACGCGCCTGGACTTCGTCCTGCCGGAGAACGTCTCGCTGTGGGAGGGTGACGACGACATCTTCTACTCGATCCTCGGCAATTCGGCCCGGATCCCGAGCCGTGACGTCGTGCACATCAAGGGGCTTTCGGTCAACGGCCTGCTGGGCCTCTCGCCGATCCGCCACCACGCCCGCCTGCTCGAACTGGCGAACAACTCCGTCGAGTTCGCCCGCTCGTTCTACCGCAACGGCTGCCGCACGACCGGTGTCTTCAAAAACCCGAAGGCGTTGAGCGACGAAGCCTGGTCGCGGCTCTACAAGCAGCTCTCCGACTCCTATTTTGGGGCGCAGAATGCCGGGAAACCGCTGCTGCTTGAAGACGGCCTCGACTATTCGTCGATCACGATTCCGCCCGAGGATGCGCAGTTCATCGCCACCCGTCTGCAGTCGATCGACGAGATTGCGACCATCTTCGGCGTTCCGCCCCACATGGTCGGCGACTTGAGCCACTCGACCTACTCGAACAACGAGCAGCAGAACCTCGAGTTCTACAACGTGACCCTCTCGCCGTGGATCACCAAGGTCGAGGAGGAATTTAACGACAAGTTGTTCCTCGAAGAGGAGAAGGGGCGGCTCTACGTCGACATCGACGCCCGGGGGCTGCTGCGGGCCGACACGGCCTCGCGCACGAACTACTACCGCCAGATGTACAACATCGGGGCGATGTCGCCGAACGAGATCCGCGCAGCGGAGGATCTCGATGCCTACGAGGGCGGCGATACCTTCTTCCGTCCGCTGAATATGCAGGAGGCCAATTCATCGAACAATTCATCAAACAATGGACAAAAATAA
- a CDS encoding HK97 family phage prohead protease has translation MDKNKDKAINRPVMRTMRIADLHVEQRADGQPSRRIEGRAVPFNEWSNPIWGEWIEKIDPHAFDGCDMSDVIMCTDHGTGCADVLARSRNGEGTLEIRIEDDGLHFAFDAPNTTRGNDLLELVRRGDISECSFKFKVEENIWTWRNEANGLEYDQRVVTKISKLYDLSIVVNGAYPTTSAVAERAAADERTAVEELRRAAAQASEEAMELVRERVALCAKIANH, from the coding sequence ATGGACAAAAATAAAGACAAGGCAATCAACCGGCCGGTGATGCGCACGATGCGGATCGCCGACCTGCACGTCGAGCAGCGCGCCGACGGCCAGCCCTCCCGACGGATCGAGGGCCGCGCCGTGCCGTTCAACGAGTGGAGCAATCCGATTTGGGGCGAATGGATCGAGAAAATTGACCCCCACGCCTTCGACGGGTGCGACATGTCGGACGTCATCATGTGCACGGATCACGGCACGGGTTGTGCCGATGTGCTGGCCCGTTCGCGAAACGGAGAGGGAACCCTCGAAATCCGCATTGAAGACGACGGACTCCACTTCGCATTCGACGCTCCGAACACGACCCGCGGCAACGACCTGCTGGAGCTCGTCCGCCGAGGCGACATCTCCGAGTGCAGTTTCAAATTCAAGGTCGAAGAGAACATCTGGACCTGGCGCAACGAGGCGAACGGGTTGGAGTACGACCAGCGCGTGGTGACGAAGATCTCGAAATTGTACGATCTGTCGATCGTCGTCAATGGCGCCTATCCGACCACCTCGGCCGTGGCCGAACGTGCGGCAGCTGACGAACGGACGGCTGTCGAGGAGCTGCGTCGGGCGGCGGCGCAAGCCTCCGAAGAGGCCATGGAACTCGTTCGTGAGCGCGTTGCGCTGTGTGCGAAAATCGCAAACCATTAA
- a CDS encoding phage major capsid protein yields the protein MKKTIKELKEERAALAAKMSQMLDVAEEREAKGFTPEERAQYDGLKREYEALDERIALLEEDEARAAASARRISGNDGKTPAERAAQHQEELRSAFIDYVRGAATKGDVKPELRAELFTGTSENQIIIPKLVADQVVHALKSTGTFLEAVDLVITQNAIPYTKSTLNTTDKALKKLNEGDANTTDKVQFKGVTISAYDYVTPIFPIHIALLEGTNVDVEATIVEAVAECVRRGLQELATRTGTGTNDIKAMLTAATKGATAASDTAVTYDDLVSLQASVDNAYGNPERGAFMMNSATLAAILKIVDKNGRPIFITDAQTGVISRILGRRVIINESMPDIAASAKPIAFGDFKYYHLRMVQGIRMTVFKEKYADKLEVGFMGHVRADGNLVDAGTHPVKYLEMGAGA from the coding sequence ATGAAGAAGACAATCAAAGAACTGAAAGAAGAGCGTGCAGCACTGGCGGCCAAGATGTCGCAGATGCTGGATGTGGCCGAGGAGCGTGAGGCCAAGGGCTTCACTCCCGAGGAGCGGGCCCAGTATGACGGCCTGAAAAGAGAGTACGAAGCCCTCGACGAGCGTATTGCGCTGCTCGAGGAGGACGAGGCGCGCGCGGCAGCTTCGGCACGCCGTATCAGCGGCAACGATGGCAAGACGCCCGCGGAGCGTGCCGCCCAGCATCAGGAGGAGCTGCGCTCGGCCTTCATCGATTATGTGCGAGGTGCTGCCACCAAGGGCGATGTCAAGCCCGAACTGCGTGCCGAACTGTTCACCGGCACGTCGGAGAATCAGATCATCATTCCGAAACTCGTGGCGGATCAGGTCGTGCACGCCCTCAAGTCGACCGGCACCTTCCTCGAGGCGGTCGATCTGGTGATTACCCAGAACGCGATCCCCTACACGAAGTCCACGCTCAACACCACCGACAAGGCGTTGAAGAAGTTGAACGAGGGCGATGCGAACACGACCGACAAGGTGCAGTTCAAGGGTGTGACGATCAGCGCCTACGACTACGTGACGCCGATCTTCCCGATCCACATTGCGCTGCTCGAAGGTACGAACGTCGATGTCGAGGCGACGATCGTCGAGGCTGTCGCCGAGTGCGTGCGCCGCGGTCTGCAGGAATTGGCGACCCGAACCGGTACCGGAACCAACGACATCAAGGCGATGCTCACGGCTGCCACCAAGGGCGCAACTGCCGCATCGGACACGGCTGTCACCTACGACGATCTGGTATCGCTTCAGGCTTCAGTCGACAATGCCTACGGCAACCCCGAGCGCGGTGCGTTCATGATGAACTCGGCAACGCTGGCCGCCATTCTGAAGATCGTCGACAAGAACGGCCGCCCGATCTTCATCACCGACGCGCAGACCGGTGTCATCTCGCGGATCCTCGGCCGTCGGGTCATCATCAACGAGTCGATGCCCGACATCGCCGCCAGCGCCAAGCCGATCGCGTTCGGCGACTTCAAGTACTACCATCTCCGCATGGTGCAGGGCATCCGTATGACGGTCTTCAAGGAGAAGTATGCCGACAAACTCGAAGTGGGCTTCATGGGCCACGTCCGCGCCGACGGCAACCTGGTCGATGCCGGAACGCATCCGGTGAAGTACCTCGAAATGGGTGCCGGTGCCTAA
- a CDS encoding head-tail adaptor protein — translation MAGKIRITLLRPATTQDAGGEIVGEPTPWRSFWATKTESGGRENLFASRIVHEGSAVLTIPYVKGEDGRSPAVDARMLVEIDGRRRPIESVYEEGFRKKLHILITLNDLDYDAGY, via the coding sequence ATGGCAGGTAAAATTAGAATCACGCTGCTGCGTCCCGCCACGACGCAGGACGCCGGCGGCGAGATCGTCGGCGAACCGACCCCGTGGCGCTCGTTCTGGGCCACGAAGACCGAGAGCGGCGGCCGCGAGAACCTCTTCGCCTCGCGCATCGTCCACGAAGGGTCAGCCGTGCTGACCATCCCCTACGTCAAGGGCGAGGACGGACGATCGCCGGCCGTGGATGCGCGGATGCTTGTCGAGATCGACGGGCGCCGCCGCCCGATCGAAAGCGTCTACGAGGAGGGATTCCGCAAGAAGCTGCACATTCTCATCACGTTGAACGACCTGGACTATGACGCAGGATATTAA
- a CDS encoding HK97-gp10 family putative phage morphogenesis protein: MTQDIKIEGYSEAIRIFDQLTDQMQRTLVRQALRKSAQPMVATARARAPKRTGQLSRSIGVVSLRKDRVPTVVPMAVGPVFSVTKNGKVNAFYARFVHDGTKDRRPRNKKLRALKFPGREGGVVYAAKTRGMKARPFLHDAFDQSADASVNDFGADLTSAIERFVNRNFRKI; the protein is encoded by the coding sequence ATGACGCAGGATATTAAGATAGAGGGCTATTCGGAGGCGATCCGGATCTTCGATCAGCTGACCGACCAGATGCAGCGCACGCTCGTGCGGCAGGCGCTGCGCAAGTCGGCCCAGCCGATGGTTGCGACGGCCCGGGCCCGGGCTCCGAAGCGCACCGGGCAGTTGAGCCGATCGATCGGCGTGGTGTCGCTGCGCAAGGATCGCGTCCCGACGGTCGTCCCGATGGCCGTGGGTCCGGTCTTCAGCGTGACGAAGAACGGCAAGGTCAACGCCTTCTACGCCCGTTTCGTGCACGACGGCACGAAGGACCGCCGGCCCCGCAACAAGAAGCTGCGGGCGCTCAAGTTCCCGGGCCGCGAGGGTGGGGTGGTCTACGCTGCGAAGACCCGCGGCATGAAGGCGCGACCCTTCCTGCACGATGCATTCGACCAGTCGGCCGACGCCTCGGTCAACGATTTCGGGGCGGATCTGACGTCGGCGATCGAGCGATTTGTCAACCGTAATTTCCGAAAGATATGA
- a CDS encoding DUF3168 domain-containing protein encodes MTSTETLVQLLSAVLPKEKIYPDVVPAEVQPPFVAYSEESQPNTTYDGNAGDTDTTVVTVVAQTKREARTLADRIVGAVDGQLSEGYAFYYQGRKFVMYADERLSSYELTFNML; translated from the coding sequence ATGACCTCGACTGAAACGCTTGTGCAACTGCTGTCGGCCGTTCTGCCGAAGGAGAAGATCTACCCGGATGTCGTTCCGGCGGAGGTTCAGCCTCCGTTCGTGGCCTACTCCGAGGAGTCGCAGCCCAACACGACCTACGACGGCAATGCGGGCGATACGGATACGACCGTCGTGACCGTCGTGGCCCAGACCAAGCGCGAGGCCCGGACGCTGGCCGACCGCATTGTCGGAGCTGTCGACGGACAACTCTCCGAAGGCTATGCCTTCTATTACCAGGGCCGCAAGTTCGTGATGTATGCGGACGAGCGCCTTTCCAGTTACGAATTAACCTTCAATATGCTTTGA